From Nitrososphaerales archaeon, one genomic window encodes:
- a CDS encoding VOC family protein — MNGKVVHFEVPASKLKRAQSFYKDVFGWQMSDVPEMDYTMVTTGPADKNGMPTEPGSINGGMMKRTKRFAGPIITIQVDDIDATLEDVKKRGGKAVVKKTPIGQFGFSAYFKDTEGNLMGLFQPASA, encoded by the coding sequence ATGAACGGCAAGGTAGTACACTTTGAAGTTCCCGCAAGCAAGCTGAAGCGCGCCCAATCTTTCTACAAGGACGTCTTCGGCTGGCAGATGAGTGACGTGCCAGAGATGGACTACACCATGGTAACGACAGGTCCGGCCGACAAGAACGGCATGCCCACGGAGCCAGGATCCATCAACGGTGGAATGATGAAGAGGACCAAGAGATTCGCAGGCCCGATAATCACCATCCAGGTCGACGACATCGACGCCACTCTTGAGGATGTCAAGAAGCGCGGAGGCAAGGCGGTGGTGAAGAAGACGCCGATTGGACAATTCGGGTTCAGTGCCTACTTCAAGGACACCGAAGGCAACCTGATGGGCCTCTTCCAACCTGCCAGCGCATAG
- a CDS encoding ribonuclease Z, which translates to MVRLSVTFLGTSSAAPTKTRGLPAIAVQREGDLILMDCGEGIQRQVMAMGLGLNRDTTILITHLHGDHVTGLLGLLQTMSMAQRTRPLTIVGPTNLSKWLEVTSELLHIGLTFPIRFVPARSGTVLRMKEFNVRSVRADHSIECYSYLVEERERPGVFFPEKAKKLGVPEGKLWSRLQKGGKVKVKGRIISHWDVVGRPRPGRKVGYSGDTRPTKKLVRFFRGCDLLIFDSTFRGSDSDKAVERKHSTSLEAATVAKEARVGRLVLTHFSARYTSVSSLVREARTVFPETIAARDGLKIEVDYPLS; encoded by the coding sequence TTGGTCAGGCTGTCGGTCACGTTCCTAGGCACCAGCTCGGCCGCACCGACGAAGACCCGCGGCCTCCCAGCCATAGCAGTCCAACGAGAGGGCGACCTGATACTGATGGACTGCGGCGAGGGAATCCAGCGACAGGTGATGGCAATGGGCTTGGGCCTGAACAGGGACACCACGATCCTGATCACCCATCTACACGGCGACCACGTCACAGGTCTGCTGGGACTGCTCCAGACTATGAGCATGGCACAGAGGACCAGACCCCTCACGATCGTCGGGCCGACCAACCTGTCAAAGTGGCTCGAGGTCACCTCGGAGCTCCTCCACATCGGGCTGACCTTCCCGATTCGGTTCGTGCCAGCAAGGAGCGGCACTGTCCTGAGGATGAAGGAGTTCAACGTGAGGTCCGTGAGGGCGGACCACTCCATCGAGTGCTACTCCTACCTCGTGGAAGAAAGGGAGAGGCCAGGAGTCTTCTTCCCTGAGAAAGCAAAGAAGCTCGGTGTGCCCGAGGGAAAGCTTTGGTCGAGGCTCCAGAAGGGAGGGAAGGTCAAAGTGAAGGGAAGAATCATCAGCCACTGGGACGTGGTAGGCAGACCCAGGCCAGGCAGGAAGGTGGGGTACTCTGGGGACACGAGGCCCACAAAGAAGCTTGTCAGATTCTTCAGGGGTTGCGACCTTCTGATCTTCGACTCGACCTTCCGGGGCAGCGACAGCGACAAGGCAGTGGAGCGAAAGCACAGCACCTCGCTTGAAGCGGCGACAGTGGCAAAGGAAGCCCGGGTCGGGAGGCTCGTGCTCACACACTTCAGCGCGAGATACACTTCAGTGTCGAGCTTGGTGAGGGAGGCGCGGACAGTCTTCCCAGAAACCATAGCCGCCCGCGACGGCTTGAAGATTGAGGTGGACTACCCGCTTTCATAG
- a CDS encoding AAA family ATPase has protein sequence MKLVAITGMPGAGKSTAAQALVGRGWKRVVMGDIIREETKRRGLVADEKNTGEVMKDLRRKRGEAAVAELCLELVERSKADRVVVDGIRSMAEVEVFRRSTEVLLLAVHASRKRRFALLKERRRSDDPQLYESFLKRDERELEVGISKAIALADEMISNEHTTPDKLSQTVVELVERWVEKGGP, from the coding sequence TTGAAGCTGGTAGCCATCACCGGGATGCCAGGGGCTGGCAAGTCGACCGCCGCCCAAGCCCTTGTAGGCAGAGGGTGGAAGAGGGTGGTGATGGGCGATATCATACGGGAAGAGACCAAGAGGAGGGGGCTCGTGGCAGACGAGAAGAACACGGGCGAAGTGATGAAGGACCTGAGGAGGAAGCGTGGTGAGGCAGCCGTAGCAGAACTATGTTTGGAGTTAGTTGAAAGGTCGAAGGCGGACAGAGTGGTCGTCGATGGAATAAGGTCGATGGCAGAGGTGGAGGTCTTCCGCAGGTCGACCGAGGTCCTCCTGCTCGCAGTCCATGCTTCCAGGAAGAGGAGGTTCGCACTCTTGAAGGAGAGGAGGAGGAGCGACGACCCGCAACTCTACGAGTCTTTCCTGAAGAGAGACGAGAGGGAGCTCGAGGTTGGCATAAGCAAGGCCATCGCCCTAGCCGACGAGATGATTTCCAACGAGCACACGACGCCTGACAAGCTGTCACAGACCGTTGTGGAGTTGGTCGAACGATGGGTCGAGAAGGGTGGACCCTGA
- a CDS encoding cytochrome b N-terminal domain-containing protein, with protein MRGLGVASWLKDRLGLGSFFDHLIPAHANGPTYVIGGSVVVLGILQGVTGVLLQQFYHPMPNQNAAYASVQYIASVPLWNFVRNLHYWGAQLIFVLVILHMMRVYVSGAYKKPRELLWVSGVALLALAWLLLFTGTVLRWDQEAVEALGHNLELASFAGPLAYWFSPSFAPDVPILIRLNSAHVTILPVIALAFVGLHVYLIRIQGISSPARKDAAQERQVPFSSHVTKMIHYGLLAAALVAILSLAVQAPLSSVGNPAIEVSKPDWYMLWVYSIEGYLSLAAVPYVLTPSLILMLIVPALDRGPETDPSKRKLMMVLLAIAMVVFAALTVGAALSPPKSHLG; from the coding sequence ATGAGAGGATTGGGCGTTGCTTCATGGTTGAAGGACAGGCTCGGGCTTGGTTCCTTCTTCGACCATCTCATACCAGCACACGCCAACGGTCCGACATACGTCATCGGCGGGTCGGTGGTGGTCCTCGGGATACTCCAGGGCGTCACGGGGGTGCTCCTTCAACAATTCTATCACCCCATGCCCAATCAGAATGCTGCCTACGCCTCCGTGCAGTACATAGCCAGCGTTCCTCTGTGGAATTTCGTAAGAAACCTGCACTACTGGGGTGCACAACTGATTTTCGTCCTCGTGATACTTCACATGATGCGAGTCTACGTTTCGGGAGCATACAAGAAACCCCGGGAACTTCTTTGGGTATCCGGCGTTGCTCTGTTAGCACTGGCCTGGCTGCTACTGTTCACGGGAACGGTGCTAAGGTGGGACCAGGAGGCCGTCGAGGCCCTGGGGCACAACCTAGAGCTCGCGTCGTTTGCGGGTCCGCTGGCCTATTGGTTCAGCCCTTCATTCGCTCCCGACGTTCCTATACTCATAAGGCTAAACAGCGCGCACGTTACGATTCTCCCTGTAATCGCCCTTGCCTTCGTCGGCCTGCACGTTTACCTGATCAGGATTCAGGGCATCTCCAGTCCAGCGCGGAAGGACGCGGCTCAAGAAAGACAGGTGCCCTTCTCCTCTCACGTCACCAAGATGATCCACTACGGTCTGCTAGCCGCAGCGCTGGTAGCCATTCTGTCTCTTGCGGTTCAGGCACCGCTCTCTTCCGTTGGGAACCCCGCGATCGAGGTATCCAAGCCGGATTGGTACATGCTGTGGGTTTACTCAATCGAGGGTTATCTCAGCCTCGCTGCCGTGCCGTACGTGCTCACGCCGTCGTTGATCCTGATGCTCATCGTGCCCGCGCTAGATAGGGGGCCTGAGACCGATCCAAGCAAGCGTAAGCTGATGATGGTCCTGCTTGCAATCGCCATGGTTGTGTTCGCTGCATTGACTGTAGGCGCTGCCCTTTCTCCTCCGAAGTCTCATCTCGGATGA
- a CDS encoding ATP/GTP-binding protein, whose product MDVTFITGTAGSGKSMLTKALKDWYINRGEDAIAVNLDPGVVSLPYEPDVDIRLSVNLDDLMERYGLGPNGALILAADMVATQLGRLQEEIDSNRPEYVIVDTPGQTELFAFRESGEYIVKEMRADSKILLFLLDPLLANTPVNFLSLALLSASVGLRMNVPRLSVLTKRDIARDGVKRIVEWSKNTAVFEDALSGTRDSDQYSLYSDLFRSIRRLSFGADLYPVSSATQEGLVALVGEITRLARGGEEFTD is encoded by the coding sequence ATGGACGTGACGTTCATCACTGGAACAGCAGGGTCGGGGAAGTCGATGCTCACCAAAGCCCTGAAGGACTGGTACATCAACAGGGGTGAGGACGCGATAGCTGTCAACCTGGACCCGGGAGTCGTGTCTTTGCCGTACGAGCCCGACGTCGACATAAGGCTGAGTGTGAACCTTGATGACCTGATGGAGCGGTACGGTCTCGGGCCGAACGGCGCGCTGATTCTGGCGGCGGACATGGTGGCCACGCAGCTGGGCAGGCTACAGGAGGAGATAGACTCGAACCGGCCAGAGTACGTCATAGTGGACACGCCCGGGCAGACAGAGCTGTTCGCTTTCAGGGAGAGCGGCGAGTACATTGTGAAGGAGATGAGGGCGGACTCGAAGATTCTTCTTTTCCTGCTCGACCCTCTCCTGGCCAACACCCCAGTCAACTTCCTGTCGCTGGCGCTCCTCTCGGCCTCTGTCGGGCTGCGGATGAACGTGCCCAGACTGTCTGTCCTCACGAAGAGGGACATTGCGAGGGATGGGGTCAAGCGAATCGTCGAGTGGAGCAAGAATACGGCTGTCTTCGAGGACGCCCTGTCGGGCACGAGAGACAGCGACCAGTACTCCCTCTACTCGGACCTCTTCAGGAGCATACGCAGGCTTTCGTTCGGCGCTGACCTGTACCCTGTCTCCTCTGCGACGCAGGAGGGATTGGTCGCACTCGTGGGAGAGATCACGAGGCTGGCGAGGGGCGGGGAAGAGTTCACCGACTGA
- a CDS encoding divalent metal cation transporter, with the protein MIADVDAPSVLTGAVAGATYGYGLIWFFLLLIIPLFLIQEASGRVGVATGRGLGELIRENYSRKVAVLATFPMATVDVVSYIAEYTGIAVGMGLMGIPPIISMPVAYAAHIAIILRRRFVTIEKALFAVATVLILSYAGSLFVRGVTPSGIIYFSTSPQFLFLLAASAGAVVMPFMLFYQASATAEKGTVRLWAMRLETLVGAVASEIGMVVIIMASSGLGSSLNFADPRTLSQALTSIAGVYAPYLFAVGLVAAAFLALVVISLASSWAVVEALGWRKSNFFWIYLLESIPAVVVPIFVSNQLALVLNLMVVFVFVLVGPGILMGLLASNRRIMGNYVSKGPWKVAYWLSLAAILSFGVAAVLAAV; encoded by the coding sequence ATGATAGCAGACGTCGACGCCCCCAGCGTGCTGACAGGCGCCGTAGCCGGAGCCACCTATGGCTATGGTCTGATATGGTTCTTCCTTCTGCTCATCATTCCTCTGTTCTTGATCCAGGAGGCTAGCGGGAGGGTAGGCGTCGCGACTGGAAGGGGTCTGGGTGAACTGATACGGGAGAATTACTCGAGGAAGGTCGCGGTGCTGGCGACCTTTCCTATGGCCACAGTGGATGTCGTGAGTTACATTGCGGAGTACACGGGGATTGCGGTTGGGATGGGGCTTATGGGCATTCCGCCCATCATTTCTATGCCTGTGGCCTACGCGGCCCACATCGCAATCATACTCAGAAGGAGGTTTGTGACAATAGAGAAAGCGTTGTTTGCTGTTGCCACGGTGCTAATTCTCTCCTACGCTGGCTCCCTTTTTGTGAGAGGAGTCACTCCCTCTGGCATCATTTATTTCAGCACGAGCCCACAGTTCCTGTTTCTATTGGCAGCGAGTGCCGGCGCGGTTGTGATGCCGTTCATGCTCTTCTACCAGGCTTCGGCTACCGCCGAGAAAGGGACGGTGCGTCTGTGGGCGATGCGACTGGAGACTCTCGTTGGGGCTGTCGCCAGTGAAATTGGCATGGTGGTCATCATAATGGCTAGCTCCGGACTCGGTTCATCTCTTAATTTCGCGGATCCAAGGACACTCTCTCAGGCGCTTACATCAATCGCAGGTGTCTATGCACCCTACCTGTTCGCCGTGGGCCTGGTGGCGGCGGCATTCCTCGCGCTTGTGGTGATCTCTCTTGCCAGCTCCTGGGCTGTGGTGGAAGCGCTGGGCTGGCGGAAGAGCAACTTCTTCTGGATATACTTGCTAGAGTCGATTCCGGCCGTCGTCGTACCCATCTTCGTTTCAAACCAGCTGGCACTTGTCCTGAACTTGATGGTTGTCTTCGTTTTCGTGCTCGTCGGACCCGGAATCCTGATGGGGCTTTTGGCATCGAACAGACGCATCATGGGCAACTATGTTTCAAAAGGACCCTGGAAGGTCGCGTACTGGCTCAGTCTAGCGGCCATATTGAGCTTCGGTGTCGCCGCGGTGCTCGCGGCTGTGTAA
- a CDS encoding NUDIX domain-containing protein has translation MLLHRRRKLLLVKRDEEPDRGMWSFPGGMVELGESTEEAAVREVREEVGLTVKVERLFDVVTYFPSARRPKARDQLVVVDYLGKPQRGRVKLNHESSDFGWFTPDEVQRLKAYRDVKRCARKFALMNLD, from the coding sequence ATGCTGCTCCACAGGCGGAGGAAGCTCCTGCTTGTGAAGCGCGACGAGGAGCCGGACAGGGGCATGTGGTCCTTCCCCGGGGGGATGGTGGAGTTGGGCGAGAGTACGGAGGAGGCAGCAGTGAGGGAGGTCAGAGAGGAGGTTGGGTTGACCGTCAAGGTTGAGCGTCTATTCGATGTCGTCACTTACTTCCCGTCGGCCAGGAGGCCCAAGGCTAGGGACCAGCTTGTAGTCGTAGATTATCTGGGCAAGCCTCAGAGAGGGAGGGTGAAGCTTAACCATGAGTCATCGGATTTCGGGTGGTTCACGCCCGATGAGGTACAGCGGCTGAAGGCCTACAGGGACGTCAAGCGCTGTGCAAGGAAGTTCGCACTGATGAACTTAGACTGA
- a CDS encoding ATP-dependent Clp protease proteolytic subunit, with protein sequence MTNKGECEHCGKSREEPIVVDHEGVAKSFCSAACVMESEMGGAAGLWRALGAERDLTRRAIEEERNSKVITLIHRMELHNGTDQYIKMEDSEEILDEILSAPEGKPIDIIVHCPGGVVLAAEQIALALKEHKGKVSAIVPYYAMSGATLICLAADEIVMEPFSVLGPLDPQVSGFPSPSLLRLLVSKGPQNVSDEMVMMADIAEKSLRQMKSFIQYVLKDKMDSAKARDLAEYLTGGYLTHDSPLTAGELQSFGLRIVLDVSEHVRSFMRLQKLISTSSIYARNDYGISRAEKKFRILHAQEGFSLANLIRKLQKSKLVKYLPRVALVALLVVLIASPTIASANEMGGEWLTSQHEYRSLTLSPDFMLPQWTGARMTTIEQQNGPSINLMSVHNDTYFVILVQARLNASLGRDGVAISFSPGVIWAWVAGKETLVNDTGVRSAANLTSGTLVVTFGKTINANGTGLSVKDDTPYPDFIRVLAWSNGSSISSIRFNGASPLGFELLHFFDNYPKAALVYAGVIVAAGIGFIVMEARWYRRA encoded by the coding sequence TTGACGAACAAAGGCGAGTGCGAACACTGTGGCAAGAGTCGCGAGGAACCCATAGTCGTCGACCACGAAGGAGTCGCAAAGAGCTTCTGCTCAGCGGCGTGCGTCATGGAATCTGAGATGGGCGGCGCGGCTGGTCTTTGGCGGGCGCTTGGAGCAGAAAGAGACTTGACCAGGAGGGCGATTGAGGAAGAGCGAAATTCGAAGGTGATCACTCTCATTCACAGAATGGAACTCCACAACGGAACTGACCAGTACATCAAGATGGAGGACTCGGAGGAGATACTGGACGAGATACTGTCGGCCCCCGAGGGCAAACCGATCGATATCATCGTCCATTGCCCGGGAGGAGTAGTGCTTGCGGCAGAGCAGATCGCACTTGCGCTGAAGGAGCACAAAGGGAAGGTCTCTGCCATCGTCCCCTACTACGCCATGTCTGGCGCCACGCTGATCTGCCTGGCTGCCGACGAGATAGTAATGGAGCCGTTCAGTGTCCTAGGGCCACTCGACCCGCAGGTCTCCGGCTTTCCCTCACCTTCTCTGTTGAGGCTGCTTGTGTCGAAGGGCCCCCAGAACGTTAGCGATGAGATGGTCATGATGGCCGACATCGCAGAGAAATCACTTCGTCAGATGAAGTCCTTCATTCAGTACGTCCTGAAGGATAAAATGGATAGCGCGAAGGCCAGAGACCTAGCCGAGTACTTGACGGGTGGTTACTTGACGCACGACTCGCCTCTCACAGCGGGTGAGCTGCAGTCATTCGGCTTGCGGATAGTGCTGGATGTGTCCGAGCACGTCCGCAGTTTCATGAGGCTCCAAAAGCTCATCTCAACCTCCTCAATCTACGCCCGAAACGACTACGGAATCAGCCGTGCCGAAAAGAAGTTCCGAATTCTGCACGCGCAGGAGGGTTTCAGCCTGGCTAATCTCATCAGGAAGTTGCAGAAGTCGAAACTAGTCAAGTATTTGCCACGAGTCGCTCTGGTCGCTCTCTTGGTCGTTCTCATCGCTTCGCCTACAATAGCATCTGCTAATGAGATGGGCGGTGAGTGGCTAACAAGTCAGCACGAATACCGCAGTCTGACACTATCGCCTGATTTCATGCTGCCGCAATGGACCGGTGCGCGAATGACAACAATAGAGCAGCAGAACGGCCCAAGCATCAACCTCATGTCCGTCCACAACGATACTTACTTCGTGATTCTGGTGCAGGCCCGCTTGAATGCTTCGCTAGGTCGGGACGGGGTAGCCATCTCTTTCTCGCCGGGAGTCATCTGGGCGTGGGTCGCGGGGAAAGAAACACTGGTGAACGACACTGGAGTCCGGTCTGCCGCAAACCTGACGTCGGGCACGTTAGTCGTCACCTTCGGCAAGACCATAAATGCGAACGGCACGGGTCTGTCTGTCAAAGACGATACGCCATATCCTGATTTCATACGCGTACTCGCGTGGAGCAACGGTTCCTCTATCAGCTCGATCCGTTTCAATGGCGCCTCTCCGCTGGGGTTTGAACTCCTTCACTTCTTCGACAACTACCCCAAGGCCGCGCTTGTCTACGCCGGGGTAATCGTCGCAGCTGGAATTGGGTTCATCGTAATGGAGGCAAGGTGGTACCGTCGAGCATGA
- the cca gene encoding CCA tRNA nucleotidyltransferase, whose protein sequence is MRSIEPILRRALTLVRPTPDEERILQRTAEFIVEKTRRAALAFAEVKEVTLGGSFAKGTWLPSHADLDIFLKLDVNTPDDKFEEIGLKVGAEATKGHPRGKKYAQHPYTEANVDGVKVNIVPCYDVKPKEWKSAADRSPFHVELVKKMSQDQKDQVRLLKQFMRGVGTYGAEIEIQGFSGYAAEVLIIQHHDLLGALKSFAEIKRQADGKLLRLPDPVDPERDLARAMSDEKLARMVLASREFLSNPSIACFGRMRGRIRPAMKENVVAVVFAHSKLSEDTLWGELRRTIRHVRRHLEEKGFKIARALPASNNSNSSAFIFVPEFHALPRLEQRLGPTVDRKKETETFVKVNRRRAKLIWVDDDARVRILQEREWTDFSSFLAWIAKAGARKTGASDEVGRGMARTGRVLSGRSLRRMATSARWLRDGMDEIASDTAGTGAS, encoded by the coding sequence ATGAGATCGATAGAGCCAATCCTCCGCAGAGCCCTGACGCTGGTCCGACCTACGCCGGACGAGGAGAGAATCCTCCAACGGACGGCGGAGTTCATAGTTGAGAAAACGAGGAGAGCGGCATTAGCGTTCGCCGAGGTCAAAGAAGTGACGCTGGGGGGCTCCTTCGCCAAGGGAACCTGGCTTCCAAGTCATGCCGACCTCGACATTTTCCTGAAGCTCGACGTGAACACTCCCGACGACAAGTTCGAGGAGATAGGATTGAAGGTGGGCGCCGAGGCGACGAAGGGCCACCCGCGAGGGAAGAAGTACGCTCAGCACCCCTACACCGAGGCAAACGTCGACGGAGTGAAGGTGAACATCGTTCCTTGCTACGATGTGAAGCCGAAGGAGTGGAAGAGCGCAGCCGACAGGTCGCCGTTCCACGTCGAACTCGTCAAGAAGATGTCGCAGGATCAGAAGGACCAGGTCAGGCTCCTCAAGCAGTTCATGAGGGGCGTCGGCACGTACGGCGCTGAGATCGAGATACAAGGATTCAGCGGCTACGCGGCCGAGGTCCTCATCATCCAGCACCATGATCTGCTCGGCGCTCTGAAGTCATTCGCAGAGATTAAGCGGCAGGCAGACGGGAAGCTCCTGCGTCTTCCGGATCCTGTCGACCCCGAAAGGGACCTCGCACGGGCCATGTCGGACGAGAAGCTCGCAAGGATGGTCCTAGCGTCCAGGGAGTTCCTAAGTAACCCTTCCATAGCATGCTTCGGCAGGATGCGCGGAAGGATTCGGCCGGCGATGAAGGAGAACGTCGTCGCGGTTGTCTTCGCCCATTCGAAGCTCAGCGAGGACACCCTCTGGGGGGAGCTGAGGCGGACGATTAGGCACGTTCGGAGGCACCTTGAGGAGAAGGGTTTCAAAATCGCCAGGGCTCTCCCAGCGTCGAACAACTCCAATTCGAGCGCCTTCATTTTCGTGCCCGAGTTCCACGCGCTCCCGCGCCTGGAGCAGCGGCTGGGACCGACAGTCGACAGGAAAAAGGAGACTGAGACGTTCGTCAAAGTGAACAGGCGCAGGGCGAAACTGATTTGGGTTGACGACGATGCCAGGGTCAGAATCCTTCAAGAGAGGGAGTGGACGGATTTCTCATCCTTCCTCGCCTGGATTGCAAAGGCTGGAGCCAGGAAGACTGGCGCATCCGACGAGGTAGGGAGAGGGATGGCGAGGACGGGACGTGTGCTCTCCGGCCGCTCTCTCAGGCGTATGGCGACGTCAGCCCGATGGCTGCGCGACGGGATGGACGAGATTGCAAGCGACACAGCCGGAACAGGCGCCTCCTGA
- the thpR gene encoding RNA 2',3'-cyclic phosphodiesterase, translating into MRVFVALNIPDARVIDRMVAFQGELSATGADLKLVERQNLHFTVKFLGEISEAQAKEAATRLRALKLTGIEATVKGVGAFPRPSRPSVIWVGVAHDDEARVNPLATSVVKALEGIGESDDRPYQAHITIARVRSGRNKEALESFLMTNSERDFGGVKLASLNLVSSLLTPKGPVYTDLEVYPLE; encoded by the coding sequence TTGCGCGTCTTCGTGGCCCTGAACATACCTGATGCTCGCGTGATAGATAGGATGGTAGCCTTCCAGGGGGAACTCTCTGCCACTGGGGCCGACCTGAAACTGGTAGAGAGGCAGAATCTCCACTTCACGGTAAAGTTCCTCGGCGAAATCTCAGAGGCTCAGGCCAAGGAGGCTGCGACGAGGCTCCGGGCGTTGAAGCTGACTGGTATCGAGGCAACCGTGAAGGGAGTCGGTGCCTTCCCTCGCCCAAGCCGGCCAAGCGTCATCTGGGTCGGTGTGGCACATGACGACGAAGCTAGGGTCAATCCGCTCGCGACCTCTGTCGTAAAGGCGCTCGAAGGGATTGGAGAGAGCGACGACAGGCCCTACCAGGCCCACATCACAATTGCCAGGGTGAGGTCAGGGAGAAACAAGGAGGCGCTCGAGTCGTTTCTCATGACAAACTCGGAAAGGGATTTCGGTGGCGTGAAGCTGGCCTCGCTCAACCTCGTCTCCAGCCTCCTCACGCCGAAGGGGCCTGTCTACACCGACCTGGAGGTGTATCCTCTAGAATGA
- a CDS encoding peroxiredoxin family protein, with amino-acid sequence MRRRSHGTRNALIVIAFLVVAIAAIAYVATRANESSSAMLMAGDKAPEFVLTSVNGTSFNLNNYLAESDVLLFFNEGLTCSPCLQQMVDIDRNYSAFSGIGVTVVSITTNSMSDMKAWAQNNGITNMMVLSDQSLQVDQEYTTLYAGSMHAGSAPGHTFILVGKDGNVLWRKDYGSYTMYVPMNELIASVKSALG; translated from the coding sequence TTGAGAAGGCGGAGCCACGGGACGAGGAACGCGCTTATTGTCATAGCCTTCCTCGTGGTCGCAATCGCAGCAATTGCCTATGTGGCGACGCGGGCAAACGAGAGTAGCTCTGCGATGCTGATGGCCGGGGACAAGGCCCCGGAATTCGTGCTGACATCTGTGAATGGCACTTCATTCAATCTCAACAACTATCTGGCCGAGTCCGATGTTCTTCTATTCTTTAACGAAGGGTTGACATGCAGCCCATGCTTGCAGCAGATGGTTGACATCGACAGGAACTATTCTGCCTTTAGTGGGATTGGCGTAACCGTAGTATCAATAACGACCAACTCGATGTCAGACATGAAGGCGTGGGCGCAGAACAATGGAATCACAAATATGATGGTTCTCTCGGACCAGTCGCTGCAAGTCGACCAAGAGTACACCACGCTCTATGCAGGTTCGATGCACGCCGGAAGCGCCCCCGGCCACACATTCATCCTCGTCGGCAAGGACGGAAACGTGTTGTGGAGGAAGGACTATGGCTCCTACACGATGTACGTCCCGATGAACGAGCTGATTGCAAGCGTCAAGTCGGCACTCGGGTGA
- a CDS encoding ribose-phosphate pyrophosphokinase has translation MADKLVLAGPASEELGRSVAAKLGVEVLRSEFKVFPDGESKFTVHEKVAHKSVLVIQSTYPPVDQHLMQLLLAAHQLSQDGAKVTAVVPYLAYARQDKEFLPGEGVTLGAVARLMRSAGIRRVVTVDIHSTEGLALFSFPIYSVSAIPSLVGHVKGSLALNDPVVIAPDFGASKRTEAFASLYGAKYLQLSKSRDRTTGEVKVGDAALDVKGKDVLIVDDIISTGGTVRAAAEAVLGQGASKVVAVCVHGLLVGDAAEKLEGAGVKTIVGTNTVPGKYGIVDVSDSIASHLKTLEE, from the coding sequence GTGGCCGACAAGCTGGTGCTCGCGGGGCCCGCCTCCGAGGAGCTTGGCAGGTCTGTGGCTGCGAAGCTGGGCGTCGAAGTCCTGAGGTCTGAGTTCAAGGTCTTCCCGGACGGGGAGTCGAAGTTCACTGTCCACGAGAAGGTCGCCCACAAGAGTGTCCTTGTCATCCAGTCGACCTATCCGCCGGTCGACCAGCACCTCATGCAGCTGCTCCTCGCCGCCCATCAGCTGAGCCAGGACGGTGCAAAGGTCACGGCTGTCGTTCCCTACCTCGCATACGCTCGGCAGGACAAAGAGTTCCTGCCAGGGGAGGGAGTCACACTCGGGGCAGTCGCGCGTCTCATGAGGTCGGCGGGGATAAGGCGCGTGGTCACCGTCGACATTCACTCTACCGAAGGTCTGGCCCTCTTCTCGTTCCCAATCTACAGCGTCTCCGCCATCCCCTCACTCGTGGGCCACGTGAAGGGCAGCCTGGCCCTCAACGACCCAGTGGTGATAGCCCCAGACTTCGGTGCGTCGAAGCGGACCGAGGCGTTCGCCTCGCTATACGGAGCGAAGTACCTCCAGCTCTCGAAGAGCAGGGACAGGACGACGGGAGAAGTGAAGGTAGGTGATGCGGCGCTCGACGTCAAAGGAAAGGACGTCCTGATTGTCGACGACATAATCAGCACCGGAGGCACGGTCAGGGCGGCTGCAGAGGCTGTGCTGGGTCAGGGAGCCTCGAAGGTGGTTGCAGTCTGCGTCCATGGCCTTCTCGTCGGGGACGCAGCGGAGAAGCTTGAAGGCGCAGGCGTGAAAACGATAGTGGGCACAAACACTGTGCCAGGGAAGTACGGCATCGTCGACGTATCAGACTCAATCGCTTCCCACCTCAAGACTCTTGAAGAATAG
- a CDS encoding YHS domain-containing protein, whose product MQKDPVCGMKVDEKKTHYKSEHEGRTSYFCSSSCKSTFDKDPHKYGHPS is encoded by the coding sequence ATGCAGAAAGACCCCGTCTGTGGGATGAAGGTCGACGAAAAGAAGACGCATTACAAGTCAGAGCACGAAGGAAGGACTTCCTACTTCTGCTCGTCCAGCTGCAAGAGCACCTTCGATAAGGACCCCCACAAATACGGTCATCCGAGCTGA